A stretch of Lathyrus oleraceus cultivar Zhongwan6 chromosome 6, CAAS_Psat_ZW6_1.0, whole genome shotgun sequence DNA encodes these proteins:
- the LOC127097478 gene encoding two-component response regulator ARR12 isoform X2, protein MTLVMDEHKMNDKFPIGMRVLAVDDDRTCLMILEKLLLKCQYHVTTAQNAITALNLLRENKKNFDLVISNVHMPDMDGFKLLELIGLEMDLPVIMFSANDDPKMVMKGITHGACDYLLKPVRLKEVQIIWQHVIRKKKSSKRSNSDSGNGIDSAVTGSSDQNARPHRKRKDKNEDEEEEENEDDDDDDEDPSAQKKARVVWNAELHRLFVSAVNQLGIDKAVPKKILDLMNVEKLTRENVASHLQKYRLYLKRISCGDNQQANMSAALGNSADTSYFRMNSLNGVGGHLPTMNGGSTQFHNNPFRPFQSSGNMSNRLNTPANVNIHGSYQPAITRANPNDIQRTPIPPVGLDQLQHNRGINISPIHNITNKFPDYRSKAPMSCTPSSVLDISNNPMMMESNSFSFPSLEKRRFNDVWSSNMQLPGVTSNAPFQGWDNNHNNHDGNYHSNNVIGSSVIPAVNAVEQEENLDYNYCDSLQMRDNRIPDLTEGSSMKAHQVYMMNQMKSQNNGIPKNISSLEDVVNDMVKQLYP, encoded by the exons ATGACTTTGGTGATGGATGAACATAAGATGAATGATAAATTTCCTATTGGAATGAGAGTTCTTGCTGTTGATGATGACAGAACTTGTCTCATGATTTTGGAGAAACTTCTCCTTAAGTGTCAATATCATG TAACCACGGCTCAAAATGCGATAACCGCGCTGAATTTGTTGAGAGAAAACAAAAAGAATTTCGACTTAGTAATCAGTAATGTTCATATGCCAGACATGGATGGATTTAAGCTTCTTGAGCTTATTGGACTTGAGATGGACCTACCTGTCATAA TGTTTTCTGCAAATGATGATCCAAAGATGGTGATGAAAGGAATTACTCATGGAGCTTGTGATTATCTGCTGAAACCTGTTAGATTGAAGGAGGTGCAAATTATTTGGCAGCATGTGATTCGGAAGAAGAAAAGTAGCAAAAGAAGCAATTCAGATAGCGGAAATGGAATAGATTCGGCTGTCACGGGAAGTTCGGATCAAAATGCAAGGCCACATAgaaaaagaaaggataagaatgaagatgaggaggaggaggagaatgaagatgatgatgatgacgatGAGGATCCATCAGCGCAGAAGAAGGCTCGAGTTGTTTGGAATGCTGAGTTGCACCGCTTGTTTGTTTCTGCTGTTAATCAATTAGGCATTGACA AGGCTGTGCCGAAAAAGATTCTTGATTTGATGAATGTTGAAAAACTTACAAGGGAGAATGTTGCCAGCCATCTTCAG AAATATAGACTCTATCTAAAAAGAATTAGTTGTGGGGACAACCAACAAGCTAATATGTCAGCAGCCTTAGGAAATTCCGCAGATACATCCTATTTCAGAATGAATTCTCTCAATGGAGTTGGAGGACATTTGCCTACAATGAACGGCGGCTCTACGCAGTTTCACAACAATCCATTCAGACCCTTTCAATCTAGTGGTAATATGAGTAACAGATTGAACACACCTGCTAATGTCAATATTCACGGATCCTACCAACCAGCCATAACTCGCGCCAATCCAAACGATATTCAGAGAACTCCAATTCCTCCTGTAGGGCTTGATCAATTGCAACACAATAGAGGTATTAACATTAGTCCTATTCACAACATAACCAACAAATTTCCCGATTATAGATCAAAAGCACCGATGAGTTGCACTCCTTCTTCGGTTTTGGATATCTCAAACAATCCAATGATGATGgaatcaaactctttttctttCCCTTCACTTGAGAAAAGAAGATTCAATGATGTTTGGTCAAGCAATATGCAATTACCTGGAGTTACTAGTAACGCGCCATTTCAAGGTTGGGATAATAACCATAATAATCATGATGGAAATTACCATTCTAATAATGTAATTGGCTCTTCTGTGATTCCTGCTGTGAACGCCGTCGAACAAGAAGAAAACTTGGACTACAATTATTGTGATTCCTTACAAATGAGAGATAATCGTATCCCGGATTTAACTGAAGGGTCGTCGATGAAAGCACATCAAGTATATATGATGAACCAGATGAAGTCACAAAACAATGGAATCCCTAAGAATATCAGTTCACTCGAAGACGTCGTCAATGACATGGTTAAACAG TTATATCCTTAG
- the LOC127097478 gene encoding two-component response regulator ARR12 isoform X3 encodes MPDMDGFKLLELIGLEMDLPVIMFSANDDPKMVMKGITHGACDYLLKPVRLKEVQIIWQHVIRKKKSSKRSNSDSGNGIDSAVTGSSDQNARPHRKRKDKNEDEEEEENEDDDDDDEDPSAQKKARVVWNAELHRLFVSAVNQLGIDKAVPKKILDLMNVEKLTRENVASHLQKYRLYLKRISCGDNQQANMSAALGNSADTSYFRMNSLNGVGGHLPTMNGGSTQFHNNPFRPFQSSGNMSNRLNTPANVNIHGSYQPAITRANPNDIQRTPIPPVGLDQLQHNRGINISPIHNITNKFPDYRSKAPMSCTPSSVLDISNNPMMMESNSFSFPSLEKRRFNDVWSSNMQLPGVTSNAPFQGWDNNHNNHDGNYHSNNVIGSSVIPAVNAVEQEENLDYNYCDSLQMRDNRIPDLTEGSSMKAHQVYMMNQMKSQNNGIPKNISSLEDVVNDMVKQKQLYP; translated from the exons ATGCCAGACATGGATGGATTTAAGCTTCTTGAGCTTATTGGACTTGAGATGGACCTACCTGTCATAA TGTTTTCTGCAAATGATGATCCAAAGATGGTGATGAAAGGAATTACTCATGGAGCTTGTGATTATCTGCTGAAACCTGTTAGATTGAAGGAGGTGCAAATTATTTGGCAGCATGTGATTCGGAAGAAGAAAAGTAGCAAAAGAAGCAATTCAGATAGCGGAAATGGAATAGATTCGGCTGTCACGGGAAGTTCGGATCAAAATGCAAGGCCACATAgaaaaagaaaggataagaatgaagatgaggaggaggaggagaatgaagatgatgatgatgacgatGAGGATCCATCAGCGCAGAAGAAGGCTCGAGTTGTTTGGAATGCTGAGTTGCACCGCTTGTTTGTTTCTGCTGTTAATCAATTAGGCATTGACA AGGCTGTGCCGAAAAAGATTCTTGATTTGATGAATGTTGAAAAACTTACAAGGGAGAATGTTGCCAGCCATCTTCAG AAATATAGACTCTATCTAAAAAGAATTAGTTGTGGGGACAACCAACAAGCTAATATGTCAGCAGCCTTAGGAAATTCCGCAGATACATCCTATTTCAGAATGAATTCTCTCAATGGAGTTGGAGGACATTTGCCTACAATGAACGGCGGCTCTACGCAGTTTCACAACAATCCATTCAGACCCTTTCAATCTAGTGGTAATATGAGTAACAGATTGAACACACCTGCTAATGTCAATATTCACGGATCCTACCAACCAGCCATAACTCGCGCCAATCCAAACGATATTCAGAGAACTCCAATTCCTCCTGTAGGGCTTGATCAATTGCAACACAATAGAGGTATTAACATTAGTCCTATTCACAACATAACCAACAAATTTCCCGATTATAGATCAAAAGCACCGATGAGTTGCACTCCTTCTTCGGTTTTGGATATCTCAAACAATCCAATGATGATGgaatcaaactctttttctttCCCTTCACTTGAGAAAAGAAGATTCAATGATGTTTGGTCAAGCAATATGCAATTACCTGGAGTTACTAGTAACGCGCCATTTCAAGGTTGGGATAATAACCATAATAATCATGATGGAAATTACCATTCTAATAATGTAATTGGCTCTTCTGTGATTCCTGCTGTGAACGCCGTCGAACAAGAAGAAAACTTGGACTACAATTATTGTGATTCCTTACAAATGAGAGATAATCGTATCCCGGATTTAACTGAAGGGTCGTCGATGAAAGCACATCAAGTATATATGATGAACCAGATGAAGTCACAAAACAATGGAATCCCTAAGAATATCAGTTCACTCGAAGACGTCGTCAATGACATGGTTAAACAG AAACAGTTATATCCTTAG
- the LOC127097478 gene encoding two-component response regulator ARR12 isoform X1, translating into MTLVMDEHKMNDKFPIGMRVLAVDDDRTCLMILEKLLLKCQYHVTTAQNAITALNLLRENKKNFDLVISNVHMPDMDGFKLLELIGLEMDLPVIMFSANDDPKMVMKGITHGACDYLLKPVRLKEVQIIWQHVIRKKKSSKRSNSDSGNGIDSAVTGSSDQNARPHRKRKDKNEDEEEEENEDDDDDDEDPSAQKKARVVWNAELHRLFVSAVNQLGIDKAVPKKILDLMNVEKLTRENVASHLQKYRLYLKRISCGDNQQANMSAALGNSADTSYFRMNSLNGVGGHLPTMNGGSTQFHNNPFRPFQSSGNMSNRLNTPANVNIHGSYQPAITRANPNDIQRTPIPPVGLDQLQHNRGINISPIHNITNKFPDYRSKAPMSCTPSSVLDISNNPMMMESNSFSFPSLEKRRFNDVWSSNMQLPGVTSNAPFQGWDNNHNNHDGNYHSNNVIGSSVIPAVNAVEQEENLDYNYCDSLQMRDNRIPDLTEGSSMKAHQVYMMNQMKSQNNGIPKNISSLEDVVNDMVKQKQLYP; encoded by the exons ATGACTTTGGTGATGGATGAACATAAGATGAATGATAAATTTCCTATTGGAATGAGAGTTCTTGCTGTTGATGATGACAGAACTTGTCTCATGATTTTGGAGAAACTTCTCCTTAAGTGTCAATATCATG TAACCACGGCTCAAAATGCGATAACCGCGCTGAATTTGTTGAGAGAAAACAAAAAGAATTTCGACTTAGTAATCAGTAATGTTCATATGCCAGACATGGATGGATTTAAGCTTCTTGAGCTTATTGGACTTGAGATGGACCTACCTGTCATAA TGTTTTCTGCAAATGATGATCCAAAGATGGTGATGAAAGGAATTACTCATGGAGCTTGTGATTATCTGCTGAAACCTGTTAGATTGAAGGAGGTGCAAATTATTTGGCAGCATGTGATTCGGAAGAAGAAAAGTAGCAAAAGAAGCAATTCAGATAGCGGAAATGGAATAGATTCGGCTGTCACGGGAAGTTCGGATCAAAATGCAAGGCCACATAgaaaaagaaaggataagaatgaagatgaggaggaggaggagaatgaagatgatgatgatgacgatGAGGATCCATCAGCGCAGAAGAAGGCTCGAGTTGTTTGGAATGCTGAGTTGCACCGCTTGTTTGTTTCTGCTGTTAATCAATTAGGCATTGACA AGGCTGTGCCGAAAAAGATTCTTGATTTGATGAATGTTGAAAAACTTACAAGGGAGAATGTTGCCAGCCATCTTCAG AAATATAGACTCTATCTAAAAAGAATTAGTTGTGGGGACAACCAACAAGCTAATATGTCAGCAGCCTTAGGAAATTCCGCAGATACATCCTATTTCAGAATGAATTCTCTCAATGGAGTTGGAGGACATTTGCCTACAATGAACGGCGGCTCTACGCAGTTTCACAACAATCCATTCAGACCCTTTCAATCTAGTGGTAATATGAGTAACAGATTGAACACACCTGCTAATGTCAATATTCACGGATCCTACCAACCAGCCATAACTCGCGCCAATCCAAACGATATTCAGAGAACTCCAATTCCTCCTGTAGGGCTTGATCAATTGCAACACAATAGAGGTATTAACATTAGTCCTATTCACAACATAACCAACAAATTTCCCGATTATAGATCAAAAGCACCGATGAGTTGCACTCCTTCTTCGGTTTTGGATATCTCAAACAATCCAATGATGATGgaatcaaactctttttctttCCCTTCACTTGAGAAAAGAAGATTCAATGATGTTTGGTCAAGCAATATGCAATTACCTGGAGTTACTAGTAACGCGCCATTTCAAGGTTGGGATAATAACCATAATAATCATGATGGAAATTACCATTCTAATAATGTAATTGGCTCTTCTGTGATTCCTGCTGTGAACGCCGTCGAACAAGAAGAAAACTTGGACTACAATTATTGTGATTCCTTACAAATGAGAGATAATCGTATCCCGGATTTAACTGAAGGGTCGTCGATGAAAGCACATCAAGTATATATGATGAACCAGATGAAGTCACAAAACAATGGAATCCCTAAGAATATCAGTTCACTCGAAGACGTCGTCAATGACATGGTTAAACAG AAACAGTTATATCCTTAG